Proteins encoded together in one Penicillium digitatum chromosome 1, complete sequence window:
- a CDS encoding Atg28p produces the protein MSTLLQQSFRGKRLPLVQSGASTYHYDPLVYVERQTKHIQCNLQVLIDAQSEGLLSVLSVPQADDASTGTLTPTLSSNASLSPSPITVPTRQPAPKKIGLRAAREGIVQSMHDLLKLRHEEREILISQTNERDNALHDIKGFLSRRTGLEDTITTIHGNAESRRSRQLEEEARSLETDIHELETRLYEMKAKHRQLVNEISDINNSVDAKLSSYTESLSLLDSDVRNFLRDPPIQPLSHSSGESTFYSLNPKRRTLDMAREHWNTEQVGLHDRQQKVEAEILALEEGGRIWKQAVTDVTGFEKRLQANMRHYVEMTTSSTKPGGSIPRNCKDGLVGSLLNDLERTTQRIESHLELAEDKDWKLLVCCIAAELEALREARGLLLPAFGLSLHEMDALLNSTSRDSPVIDHGMEEAKEDCQACQMENDDPEPPADLLKDSNPNNSDARSEEDDEPDPSWLI, from the coding sequence ATGTCGACACTTCTTCAACAGTCTTTTCGCGGGAAGAGGCTGCCACTAGTGCAGTCTGGGGCTTCTACATACCATTATGACCCTCTAGTATACGTTGAACGTCAGACAAAACACATACAATGCAATCTCCAGGTCCTTATCGATGCTCAAAGCGAAGGCCTTCTCTCTGTTCTCTCTGTGCCTCAAGCAGATGATGCTTCAACTGGAACTTTGACTCCAACATTGTCATCTAACGCGAGTCTATCGCCATCCCCTATCACAGTGCCCACCAGGCAGCCTGCGCCCAAGAAGATCGGGCTTCGGGCTGCCCGGGAGGGCATAGTTCAATCAATGCATGATCTACTGAAGTTACGACACGAAGAACGAGAGATTCTCATATCTCAGACCAACGAAAGGGACAATGCACTGCATGATATCAAAGGCTTTCTCTCTAGAAGAACTGGACTAGAAGACACTATTACCACTATCCATGGAAATGCGGAGAGCCGACGTTCTAGGCAACTAGAAGAAGAGGCTCGGAGCCTTGAGACTGACATTCATGAACTCGAGACTAGGCTGTATGAGATGAAAGCTAAACACCGACAGCTTGTGAACGAGATATCAGACATCAACAACTCGGTTGATGCCAAGCTTTCTTCTTATACTGAATCTTTGTCTTTACTTGACTCCGACGTCCGAAACTTCCTCCGTGACCCTCCTATCCAACCGTTATCGCACAGCTCAGGCGAATCTACCTTTTACTCTTTGAACCCCAAACGCCGTACACTTGACATGGCCCGGGAGCATTGGAACACGGAACAAGTCGGTTTGCACGATAGGCAACAGAAAGTGGAAGCGGAAATACTGGCACTGGAAGAAGGAGGCCGAATATGGAAACAAGCGGTAACTGATGTCACTGGCTTTGAGAAGCGCTTACAAGCCAACATGCGACATTATGTTGAGATGACCACGTCATCAACCAAGCCAGGAGGATCCATACCGCGAAATTGCAAAGACGGACTCGTGGGGAGTCTTCTGAATGATTTGGAGAGAACAACTCAGCGCATCGAATCACATCTGGAGCTCGCCGAGGATAAGGACTGGAAGCTACTAGTTTGCTGCATTGCTGCCGAGCTAGAGGCCTTGCGAGAAGCGAGGGGGTTGCTTCTTCCCGCCTTTGGCCTCTCGCTGCATGAAATGGATGCACTCTTGAACTCTACTTCCAGAGATTCTCCTGTGATAGATCACGGCATGGAGGAGGCCAAAGAGGACTGCCAAGCTTGTCAGATGGAAAATGACGACCCAGAACCTCCAGCCGATCTACTTAAGGATTCAAATCCCAATAACTCAGACGCCAGgtcggaagaagatgatgaaccAGATCCGTCATGGCTGATTTGA
- a CDS encoding Patatin/Phospholipase A2-like protein, with the protein MDLPSASFSFFLPSIYDGNKLECRIHLPPAPQNIESATSWPNRGAIVAHPYATLGGSHNDPVVSFIGSELLQAGCIVGTFNFRGAGDSEGRTSWTAKPELGDYVSFYGFMLQYLHFLKLALAPREEVGPQRPRKTSDEVKVSSDIHLILGGYSYGSLIASHVPTLDTMLDLFQYSSTTTSTNTSEPIYGIWSTAKQLTALSLEQLQMSHRLSDAPDLRALTTSISYLLVSPLLPPISQLLTLFSTLSLKVKIGTPEGSHIPCARPADQQSTHHTLALFGDQDTFTSVEKLERWSGDMVHKPCSRFQFRVINGAGHFWRENGAEVRARRALQEWLREIW; encoded by the exons ATGGATCTTCCATCAGCAAGCTTCTCCTTTTTCCTCCCGTCTATTTACGATGGCAACAAGCTCGAATGCCGCATTCATCTCCCGCCCGCGCCTCAAAATATAGAATCAGCAACGAGCTGGCCCAACCGCGGCGCCATTGTCGCGCATCCATACGCAACTCTAGGAGGATCCCACAATGATCCTGTCGTGAGTTTTATCGGTAGTGAGCTTCTACAAGCCGGGTGCATCGTGGGGACCTTTAATTTTCG TGGAGCTGGTGACTCCGAGGGACGAACAAGTTGGACTGCAAAGCCCGAGCTTGGCGACTATGTGTCGTTCTATGGTTTCATGTTGCAATATCTACACTTCCTCAAGCTCGCATTGGCCCCGAGGGAGGAAGTAGGCCCCCAAAGGCCTCGCAAAACTTCCGACGAAGTCAAAGTAAGCTCAGACATCCATCTGATCCTTGGTGGCTATTCCTACGGGTCTTTGATTGCCTCACATGTACCGACCCTGGATACTATGCTCGATCTTTTCCAATACTCGTCAACGACAACCTCTACAAACACATCAGAACCCATATACGGGATCTGGAGCACAGCGAAACAGTTAACCGCATTATCCCTGGAGCAACTTCAAATGAGTCACCGTTTGTCCGATGCCCCAGACCTCCGTGCATTGACGACATCCATCTCCTATCTCCTCGTGTCCCCGCTATTGCCCCCGATCAGCCAACTACTGACTTTGTTCTCGACTTTATCGCTCAAAGTAAAAATAGGGACGCCTGAAGGTTCCCATATCCCCTGCGCGCGTCCAGCAGACCAACAAAGCACACACCACACTCTGGCACTGTTTGGAGACCAGGATACCTTCACCTCCGTTGAGAAACTGGAAAGGTGGTCAGGCGATATGGTGCACAAGCCATGCAGTCGGTTCCAATTTCGGGTGATCAATGGGGCAGGTCATTTCTGGCGCGAGAATGGGGCCGAGGTGCGGGCAAGACGTGCGCTCCAGGAGTGGCTCCGTGAAATTTGGTAA
- a CDS encoding Acyl transferase/acyl hydrolase/lysophospholipase: protein MSVLGDPTIVQCHHDPKPSQERPLSQPSPPRPLRKTPSIPAVSSLMKDSWNWAGHSLYSYRDGLSEEQRKKRAGIEDRKQVLYLKIKNAVSYEEWRSCAIELDELENNNAWKQTLESTEYDPRLVQDRLRQLEDARISCDVSRMLFLVRTALSRDLAHMSNASLYRHSHIGTKNLIDRYITTALETIATLVDLSVHDRCDGLELKYILDQLLAARQAFGRSALLFSGGATFGMTHIGVLKALYEAKMIPRIISGASAGSIVCAVFCTRTDEELPALLDTYIHGDFAVFNKKGQEENILQKMTRFLKFGSFLDISHLAKTIRNWLGDMTFQEAYNRTRRILNICVSSAGMYELPRLLNYISAPNVLIWSAVAVSCSVPFVFRPFTLMAKDPLTGEPVPWNDLHRQYIDGSVDGDLPMTRLSEMFNVNHFIVSQVNPHVVPFLPKEIGPQDETKDGQSFIPRWMNTMTHLAKDEILHRVNVLSELGVFPTSMTKFASIVNQKYYGDINIYPELISSNFPRLLENPTPEFMLSACLSGERATWPRLSRIRNHCAIELALDNAIQNMRARVAFSPSQVDLRMPNHCRHLIDSADSNGRGRYRDRRRGSYSPEAEKRHSGARSRHQAARELRKARSTVSLENLSLSQSSESIFMPTQVRTHRRTSSVSFTNGAIFDTGSSSDDELEQPHMLRPKLAGCRASSESSSFGAAPGSHGPRSSVRSRRSSFSSCPAYNFSATAHRNSPKQAYAPLARNLSMTVPPSSCHLLSMTPTPTLHPSSPDFLASKQLH, encoded by the exons ATGTCGGTGTTGGGCGACCCCACAATAGTTCAGTGCCATCATGACCCGAAACCCTCCCAAGAACGCCCTTTATCCCAACCCTCACCTCCACGGCCCCTCCGTAAAACACCATCCATCCCAGCTGTATCATCGCTCATGAAGGATTCGTGGAATTGGGCCGGCCACTCTCTATACAGCTACCGTGATGGTCTCTCCGAGGAACAACGGAAAAAAAGGGCAGGCATAGAGGACCGCAAACAAGTCTTATATCTTAAAATTAAGAAT GCCGTGTCGTACGAGGAATGGCGAAGTTGTGCCATTGAACTGGATGAACTAGAGAACAACAACGCCTGGAAACAGACACTCGAGTCCACCGAATATGATCCTCGCTTGGTACAGGATCGATTGCGACAGTTGGAAGATGCTCGCATCAGCTGCGACGTAAGCCGTATGCTGTTTCTGGTGCGCACTGCGCTGAGTCGGGACCTGGCGCATATGAGCAATGCCTCTCTCTATCGCCATTCGCACATCGGCACCAAGAACTTGATTGATAGGTATATCACCACAGCTTTGGAGACCATCGCCACATTGGTGGACCTGTCAGTGCATGATCGCTGCGACGGGCTGGAACTAAAGTACATCCTGGACCAGCTGCTAGCAGCTCGACAGGCATTTGGCCGCAGTGCGCTCCTCTTTTCCGGTGGCGCCACTTTTGGAATGACCCATATCGGGGTCCTCAAGGCCCTCTATGAGGCAAAAATGATCCCTCGAATCATCTCAGGTGCGTCTGCCGGTAGCATTGTGTGCGCAGTATTTTGCACACGCACAGATGAAGAGCTGCCGGCACTTTTGGATACCTATATACATGGTGATTTTGCCGTCTTCAATAAAAAAGGCCAAGAGGAAAACATCCTGCAGAAGATGACTCGTTTTCTCAAGTTTGGATCATTTCTCGACATATCTCACTTGGCGAAGACTATCAGGAACTGGCTGGGAGATATGACCTTCCAGGAGGCATATAACCGCACTCGCAGAATTCTGAATATCTGTGTGTCTAGTGCCGGCATGTATGAGCTTCCACGGCTGTTGAACTACATCTCAGCGCCCAATGTGTTGATCTGGTCTGCTGT GGCGGTATCATGCTCTGTTCCCTTTGTCTTTAGACCATTCACGTTGATGGCTAAAGATCCGTTGACAGGGGAACCGGTCCCGTGGAATGACCTTCACAGACAGTATATCGATGGCTCTGTCGATGGAGATCTGCCGATGACACGGTTATCAGAGATGTTTAATGTGAATCACTTCATTGTCTCCCAGGTTAACCCCCACGTGGTGCCATTTCTTCCAAAGGAAATAGGCCCACAGGATGAGACAAAGGACGGCCAATCTTTCATCCCTCGATGGATGAACACAATGACACATCTCGCTAAGGACGAGATTCTGCATCGGGTGAATGTTCTCTCTGAACTTGGAGTTTTCCCAACATCAATGACCAAGTTTGCCTCTATTGTGAACCAAAAATATTACGGAGACATAAACATATATCCAGAACTCATTTCTTCCAACTTCCCACGCCTTTTGGAGAACCCAACACCGGAGTTCATGCTATCAGCATGCCTAAGTGGCGAGCGAGCGACATGGCCTAGATTAAGCCGTATCCGAAACCACTGCGCTATTGAGCTGGCACTCGATAATGCAATTCAAAACATGCGGGCCCGGGTAGCCTTCAGTCCCAGCCAGGTTGATCTACGTATGCCAAACCACTGCCGTCACTTGATTGACTCGGCAGACAGCAATGGAAGGGGACGGTATCGCGACAGGCGAAGAGGATCCTACAGCCCCGAGGCTGAAAAGAGGCACTCGGGCGCGAGATCACGGCATCAGGCAGCCCGGGAACTTAGAAAGGCACGAAGTACTGTTTCACTGGAGAACCTGTCTCTTTCGCAGTCGAGTGAGTCAATCTTCATGCCAACCCAAGTAAGGACCCACCGCCGCACATCCTCGGTATCTTTTACCAATGGAGCAATTTTCGACACCGGATCAAGCAGCGATGACGAGCTCGAACAACCACACATGCTTCGTCCCAAACTAGCAGGGTGCCGAGCGTCTTCGGAGTCATCCTCATTTGGCGCAGCACCTGGGAGCCACGGACCCCGTAGCTCCGTCCGGTCCCGACGATCCTCATTCTCTTCTTGCCCAGCCTATAATTTTTCCGCCACAGCTCATCGAAATTCCCCTAAGCAGGCTTACGCGCCGTTGGCTCGCAATCTCTCCATGACAGTACCACCTTCGTCCTGCCATCTGCTCAGCATGACTCCAACGCCAACGCTTCATCCGAGCTCGCCTGACTTTCTAGCGAGCAAGCAGTTGCATTGA